A region of Mesorhizobium sp. M3A.F.Ca.ET.080.04.2.1 DNA encodes the following proteins:
- a CDS encoding FGGY-family carbohydrate kinase: MIRKVAVIDIGKTNAKVALVDLATMREVGLRRTANAAAAEGLYPHHDVERLWAFILESLGTLHAKQHIDAISITTHGATAVLVDAEGSLALPVIDYEFAGPDALSSEYDAVRPPFAETGTPRLPAGLNIGAQLFFQQQRFATDFARAAAILMYPQYWALRLTGVAANEVTSLGCHTDLWNPWQADYSSLVDRMGWRRLMAPVRPAKDRLGPIRQGIAQKTGLEPHTPVLCGLHDSNASLLPHLLSDRPPFSVVSTGTWVVAMAVGGRKVELDPARDTLVNVNALGDPVPSARFMGGREFSLLTGGKSQAWSEDDVASVLARNALLLPSAQQGSGPFPDREQQWIDAGALSPGERFVAISFYLALMTATCLELIGSDGPTIVEGPFAQNLPFIRMLAAATERPVIDSEGSTGTSVGAALLVADGAAVMSKGERTKPPVELAWGKYARAWRAAI; this comes from the coding sequence ATGATCCGCAAGGTCGCCGTCATCGATATCGGCAAGACGAATGCCAAGGTGGCGCTGGTCGATCTCGCCACCATGCGCGAGGTGGGGCTGCGGCGCACGGCCAACGCCGCCGCCGCGGAAGGCCTCTACCCTCATCACGATGTCGAGCGCTTGTGGGCCTTCATCCTGGAGAGCCTCGGGACGCTGCACGCCAAGCAGCACATCGATGCCATCTCGATCACCACCCATGGCGCGACGGCCGTCCTGGTGGATGCCGAAGGCAGCCTGGCGCTGCCGGTGATCGATTATGAATTCGCCGGACCCGATGCATTGAGCAGTGAGTATGACGCCGTCCGCCCGCCCTTCGCCGAGACCGGCACGCCGCGTCTGCCGGCCGGCCTCAACATCGGCGCGCAGCTCTTTTTTCAGCAGCAGCGGTTTGCGACGGACTTCGCCCGAGCTGCCGCGATCCTTATGTATCCGCAATACTGGGCGCTCAGGCTGACCGGCGTCGCCGCCAACGAGGTGACGTCGCTCGGCTGCCATACCGACCTGTGGAATCCCTGGCAGGCCGACTATTCATCGCTCGTCGACCGGATGGGCTGGCGGCGGCTGATGGCGCCGGTGCGACCTGCGAAAGACCGGCTGGGACCGATCCGGCAGGGAATCGCGCAGAAGACCGGGCTTGAGCCGCACACGCCGGTGTTGTGCGGGCTGCACGATTCCAACGCCTCGCTGCTGCCGCATCTGTTGTCCGATCGGCCGCCCTTCTCCGTTGTCTCGACCGGCACCTGGGTCGTCGCGATGGCCGTCGGCGGCCGGAAGGTCGAACTGGATCCGGCGCGCGACACGCTGGTCAATGTCAACGCGCTCGGCGATCCCGTGCCCTCGGCGCGCTTCATGGGCGGGCGCGAGTTCTCGTTGCTGACCGGTGGCAAATCCCAAGCCTGGAGCGAGGACGATGTCGCCAGCGTGCTGGCGCGAAACGCCTTGCTTCTGCCATCGGCTCAGCAGGGCTCCGGGCCGTTTCCCGATCGCGAACAGCAGTGGATCGATGCCGGGGCCCTGAGTCCCGGCGAGCGCTTCGTCGCCATCTCATTCTATCTCGCGCTGATGACCGCGACCTGCCTGGAACTGATCGGCAGCGACGGGCCGACCATCGTCGAGGGACCCTTCGCGCAGAACCTGCCTTTCATCCGCATGCTGGCAGCAGCGACGGAGCGGCCGGTCATCGACTCGGAGGGTTCTACCGGCACCAGCGTCGGCGCGGCGCTTCTGGTCGCGGACGGCGCCGCGGTGATGAGCAAGGGCGAGCGCACCAAGCCGCCGGTGGAGCTCGCCTGGGGCAAATATGCGCGTGCCTGGCGGGCAGCCATCTAA
- a CDS encoding ABC transporter permease, whose amino-acid sequence MKNFLKYREIWLLAGIVVLIGLISTRFPGFANPANLRQVFNDTSILMILALGQMVVILTRSIDLSMASNLCFTGMVVAMLNAAHPAIPIPVLIVIALLVGLILGAFNGFLVWRLNIPSIVVTLGTLTIYRGATFVISGGAWVNADQMSPDFINFQRAAFLGLPVLSWIAILVIALFFLVMTRTAIGRSIHAIGVNPTASVYAGIDVGRTKFIVFCISGMIGGLAGYLWISRYVIASVEVANGYELNIIAACVIGGISIAGGIGSVGGAVLGALFLGIISNALPVINVSPFWQMAISGSAIILAVVLNARGERRQGRIILRKAEAA is encoded by the coding sequence ATGAAGAACTTCCTCAAATATCGCGAGATCTGGCTGCTTGCCGGCATCGTCGTGCTGATCGGCCTGATTTCGACGCGCTTCCCTGGTTTCGCCAATCCGGCCAACCTGCGCCAGGTGTTCAACGACACTTCGATCCTGATGATCCTGGCGCTCGGCCAGATGGTGGTGATCCTGACGCGCTCGATCGACCTGTCGATGGCGTCCAATCTTTGCTTCACCGGCATGGTGGTGGCGATGCTCAATGCCGCGCATCCGGCGATCCCGATTCCGGTGCTGATCGTCATCGCGCTGCTCGTCGGCCTGATCCTCGGCGCATTCAACGGCTTCCTGGTGTGGCGGCTGAACATTCCCTCCATCGTGGTGACGCTCGGCACGCTCACCATCTATCGGGGGGCGACATTCGTCATTTCCGGAGGCGCCTGGGTCAATGCCGACCAGATGAGCCCGGACTTCATCAATTTCCAGCGCGCCGCCTTCCTCGGCCTGCCGGTGCTGTCGTGGATCGCCATCCTGGTGATCGCGCTGTTCTTCCTGGTGATGACACGCACCGCTATCGGCCGCTCGATCCATGCCATCGGCGTGAACCCGACCGCCTCGGTCTATGCCGGCATCGATGTCGGCCGCACCAAGTTCATCGTCTTTTGCATTTCCGGCATGATCGGCGGGCTCGCCGGGTACTTATGGATCTCGCGCTATGTGATCGCCTCGGTCGAAGTCGCCAACGGCTATGAGCTCAACATCATCGCCGCCTGCGTCATCGGCGGCATCTCGATCGCCGGCGGCATCGGCTCGGTCGGCGGCGCGGTGTTAGGGGCGCTGTTCCTCGGCATCATCTCCAACGCACTGCCGGTCATCAACGTCTCGCCCTTCTGGCAGATGGCGATCTCGGGCAGCGCCATCATCCTGGCCGTGGTGCTCAATGCACGCGGCGAGCGCCGGCAGGGCCGCATCATCCTCAGAAAGGCGGAAGCGGCATGA
- the rhaM gene encoding L-rhamnose mutarotase, with protein MEKYAFKMKINPGMKAEYKRRHDEIWPSLVALLKQAGVSDYSIHLDEETSILFGVLWRRDDHGMADLPKHPVMQRWWAHMADIMETRADNEPVAMPLETMFHMA; from the coding sequence ATGGAAAAATACGCTTTCAAGATGAAGATCAATCCCGGCATGAAGGCCGAGTACAAGCGCCGCCACGACGAGATCTGGCCGTCGCTGGTCGCCCTGCTCAAGCAGGCCGGCGTCTCCGACTATTCGATCCATCTCGACGAGGAGACCAGTATCCTGTTCGGGGTGCTGTGGCGGCGTGACGATCACGGCATGGCCGATTTGCCGAAGCATCCGGTGATGCAGCGCTGGTGGGCGCATATGGCCGATATCATGGAAACCCGGGCCGACAACGAGCCGGTGGCAATGCCGCTGGAAACGATGTTCCATATGGCATGA
- a CDS encoding ABC transporter permease: MTDTPAPRHIPDRLDKPLSSAIFSWEALLVVIAIIIFAINSFASPYFLDPWSLSDLTFNFTEKALIALAMALLIISGEIDLSVAAIVALASTMMGMALQAGAGMPVLVAIGIAVGLGCGAFNGLLVTRLGLPSIVVTIGTMSLFRGIAFIILGDQAYKGYPESFAFFGQGYVWWVFSFELALFLVAALVYWFVLHRTSFGRHVFAIGNNPVACQFSGVRVDRIKFILFCLTGLMSGIASVLITSRLGSTRPSIAQGYELEAITMVVLGGVSILGGAGSILGVVLAAFIMGLVTFGLGLLNVPGIVMSIFIGLLLIIVIALPIVWRRLREGRFA; encoded by the coding sequence ATGACCGACACCCCTGCCCCGCGTCATATCCCCGACCGGCTCGACAAGCCGCTCTCCTCGGCGATCTTCTCCTGGGAGGCGCTGCTGGTCGTGATCGCCATCATCATCTTTGCGATCAACAGCTTCGCCTCGCCCTATTTCCTCGATCCGTGGTCGCTGTCGGACCTGACCTTCAACTTCACCGAAAAGGCCCTGATCGCGCTCGCCATGGCGCTGTTGATCATCTCCGGCGAGATCGACCTGTCGGTCGCCGCGATCGTGGCGCTCGCCTCGACGATGATGGGCATGGCCTTGCAAGCCGGCGCAGGCATGCCGGTGCTGGTGGCGATCGGCATCGCCGTCGGGCTCGGCTGCGGCGCCTTCAACGGACTGCTGGTGACCAGGCTCGGCCTGCCCTCCATCGTCGTCACCATCGGCACGATGAGCCTGTTTCGCGGCATTGCCTTCATCATTCTCGGCGACCAGGCCTATAAGGGCTATCCGGAGAGTTTTGCCTTCTTCGGGCAGGGCTATGTCTGGTGGGTTTTCTCGTTCGAGCTGGCGCTGTTCCTGGTCGCGGCGCTCGTCTACTGGTTCGTGCTGCACCGCACGAGCTTCGGCCGTCACGTGTTCGCCATCGGCAACAATCCGGTCGCCTGCCAGTTCTCCGGCGTGCGCGTCGATCGCATCAAGTTCATCCTGTTCTGCCTGACGGGGCTGATGTCGGGCATCGCCTCCGTGCTGATCACCTCGCGCCTCGGCTCGACGAGGCCGTCGATCGCGCAGGGCTATGAGCTCGAGGCGATCACCATGGTGGTGCTGGGCGGTGTCTCCATCCTCGGCGGCGCCGGCAGCATCCTTGGCGTGGTCCTTGCCGCCTTCATCATGGGCCTGGTGACCTTCGGCCTTGGCCTGCTCAACGTGCCGGGCATCGTCATGTCGATCTTCATCGGCCTGCTGCTGATCATCGTGATCGCGCTGCCGATCGTCTGGCGGCGGCTGCGCGAGGGGCGCTTCGCCTGA
- a CDS encoding sugar ABC transporter ATP-binding protein produces MDTTAQRKMETERPEPSGLIESASPRLTLSGISKSFPGVRALHNVSLSLYPGQVTALIGENGAGKSTLVKIMTGIYQPDAGEIGIDGQTTTLPSAHAAFGHGITAIHQETVLFDDLSVAENIFLGHAPRTRFGIIDWRTMRKNAREVLETMRAGHIDADARLKDLGIANKHLVAVARAMSIDARIVIMDEPTAALSMKEIEELFLLIEFLKSEGKAVLFISHKFDEIYRIADRYTVFRDGEMVGEGLLKDTGQNEIVRMMVGRNVDHIFPEREPKIGAPVLVVSGLSHPTEFDDIGFELRKGEILGFYGLVGAGRSEVMQAIAGITRTSRGTISLDSQTIAPKSAADSIEAGIVYVPEERGKQGVVIGLPIFQNVSLPSLKRTSKSGVLRLAEEFALARSYTERLDLRASSLSQDVGTLSGGNQQKVVIAKWLATAPKVIILDEPTKGIDIGSKAAVHGFMAELVAQGLSVIMVSSELPEILGMSDRVVVMREGRIAATYDNKGLDAETLVRTAAGIAA; encoded by the coding sequence ATGGACACGACTGCCCAGCGCAAAATGGAGACGGAGCGGCCCGAGCCGTCAGGCCTGATTGAGAGCGCCAGCCCGCGCCTGACGCTCTCAGGCATTTCCAAGAGTTTCCCGGGCGTGCGCGCGCTGCACAATGTCAGCCTATCGCTCTATCCGGGGCAGGTGACGGCGCTGATCGGCGAGAATGGCGCCGGCAAGTCGACGCTGGTCAAGATCATGACCGGCATCTACCAGCCCGACGCCGGCGAGATCGGCATCGACGGGCAAACCACCACGCTCCCCAGCGCCCATGCCGCCTTCGGCCACGGCATCACCGCCATTCACCAGGAGACCGTGCTGTTCGACGATCTGTCGGTCGCCGAAAACATCTTTCTCGGCCACGCGCCGCGCACCCGCTTCGGCATCATCGACTGGCGCACCATGCGCAAGAACGCGCGCGAGGTGCTGGAGACGATGCGTGCCGGGCATATCGACGCCGACGCACGTCTGAAAGACCTCGGCATCGCCAACAAGCATCTGGTCGCTGTGGCACGCGCCATGTCGATCGATGCGCGCATCGTCATCATGGACGAGCCGACGGCGGCGCTTTCGATGAAGGAGATCGAAGAGCTTTTCCTCCTGATCGAATTCCTCAAGAGCGAAGGCAAGGCGGTGCTCTTCATCAGCCATAAGTTCGACGAGATCTACCGCATCGCCGACCGCTACACCGTCTTCCGCGACGGCGAGATGGTCGGCGAGGGTCTGCTGAAAGATACCGGCCAGAACGAGATCGTGCGCATGATGGTCGGCCGCAACGTCGACCACATCTTCCCGGAGCGCGAGCCGAAGATCGGCGCGCCGGTGCTTGTCGTGTCCGGCCTGTCGCATCCGACCGAATTCGACGACATCGGCTTCGAGCTGCGCAAGGGCGAGATCCTCGGTTTCTACGGGCTGGTCGGCGCCGGGCGCAGCGAGGTGATGCAGGCGATCGCCGGCATCACGCGCACGAGCCGAGGCACCATCTCGCTGGACAGCCAGACGATCGCGCCGAAATCGGCCGCGGATTCCATCGAGGCCGGCATCGTCTATGTGCCGGAAGAGCGCGGCAAGCAGGGCGTGGTTATCGGCCTGCCGATCTTTCAGAACGTCTCGCTGCCATCGCTCAAGCGGACCTCGAAATCCGGCGTGCTCAGGCTGGCGGAAGAGTTCGCGCTCGCCCGCTCCTATACCGAGCGCCTTGATCTGCGCGCCTCTTCGCTCAGCCAGGACGTCGGAACGCTTTCCGGCGGCAACCAGCAGAAAGTGGTCATCGCCAAATGGCTGGCCACCGCGCCCAAGGTCATCATCCTCGACGAACCGACCAAGGGCATCGACATCGGCTCCAAGGCCGCCGTGCACGGCTTCATGGCGGAGCTGGTCGCGCAGGGGCTTTCGGTGATCATGGTCTCATCGGAACTGCCCGAGATCCTTGGCATGTCGGACCGGGTGGTGGTCATGCGCGAGGGCCGCATCGCGGCAACCTACGACAACAAGGGCCTCGACGCCGAGACGCTGGTCAGGACAGCAGCGGGGATCGCGGCATGA